From Pan troglodytes isolate AG18354 chromosome 1, NHGRI_mPanTro3-v2.0_pri, whole genome shotgun sequence:
ttatctcctttaatcctctTGACAACTCTGTGatgtaggtgctattattatgcctttttttttgagacggagtcttgctctgtcccccaggctggagtgcagtagcgaaatcttggctcactgcaacctccatctcccaggttcaagcgattctcgtgcctcagcctcctgagtagctgggactacaggcgcacaccaccacatcctgctatttttttttttttttaatatttttagtagagacggggtttctccgtgttggtcaggctggtctcctgacctcaagtgatccgcgggatgggcctcccaaagtgccgggattacaggtatgagccactgcgcccagccaaatatttgcattttacagatgaaaaaagtgCTGCATGGAGAGACCTAGTAATGTGTCCAAGGTGTCACAGTCATTAAGTGGGAGAGCTGACATTTGATCCCAGGCAGGCGTCAGCCTATGCCATCCCGTCTCTCCAAGGCAGCCACACACCCTGGGATGACAGGTGAGAGGCCCCGGCCAGACAGGGGTGACATGAATCACCTCCCTTCCCTCCCAGGCCTGGGGGCTCCTGGCTCCCACTTACTCTGCAGCCTTCCCCAGCCCGTGACGTAGCAGGggtagttgttgggtagaatggtGCCGGCAGGAGGGAGGCAGGCCAGCTGGATCTTGTCGGTGAGGGAGACGGGGTTAGCCAGTTTGAGCAGGGCAATGTCGTTCCTGGGTGAGTGTGGAGGCGGAGCATGAGGACCGGGTTGACTTTTCCTGCCCTGTGGGCTTTGGAGGGCTCTGAGACCTTGTCATCTTCCCTGTACGTTACCCCAGGTTGCTCTGACTGGCAGGGCCCCAGGGCATGTTTGAAAATGCAGAGGGCCTTGTTGAAAGGGGGAAGGCAGGAGAGATTGTGTCCTACTCCAGGGACAGTCACAGGGTTGACAGCactgtctctgtgtccccaggaCCTGGCATGAAGTAGATACGCGCTCAGCGGACAGGGGCCCTGCAGGCTTAACTGGCAGCAAACCCAGGTCGCTCTGGCAGTCTTTGCTTCACCCTCCCCAGGTCACATCCCCACCCCAGACATCTTTGGAGCCGGTTCCACATCTAATAGGCCAGAGCTCCTTTCTCTTCCCTATAGAAAAAGCAGAGGGGGTGTGGTGGAGTTGAGACCCCTGCCTCTGTGAGACCCCCATCTGTTCCCTGACAACCTCACCCCCAATTGCACCCAGATAGAAACGAACCCTTTGGAGATTTGGTTGGAGTTCCAGTCCTTGTGCACCACAGTCTTAGAGACACTGACGGCCAGCGAGCCGGACTCCGCAACGTAGAGGTTGTGCCGGCCCAGCCCCACACGGTAGGTCCTGGAGGAGCTGGGAGAAAGGGGGCCCAGGGAGAGGGTCACCTCCAGAGGCCTGGCTTTGGATAATGCTGGGGATAGACCCAAGTAACTGGCTGCTGCGTGAGCCACTAGATGGGACTTGGGGATCTTTCCTCCCTTGGGACAATCAGTTAGTTATCATAGGGCCTAAAGTATATAACCTAAGAACTATGATCATATAATAATTGTTACTATACTAACTATAAActgcaatataaaataaaagttataataacACAAACTCTATAGTTTTTATGCAGGGAATGAGATGAACACAGAGAAAACAGGAGTCATTTGCTCTCAAGGACATTTTTCCCACCTTTCATtttcagatgtggaaactgaggcccagagaggagtaACCTGGCCCAGATTCCCACCGTTAGTGAGAAATCAGAACTAGAAGCCAGGACTCCTGACTGTAGGCCTCTATTAGTATCCCCATCACCTCCTAGAGCTTATTATAAATCAGATGGGAGAAGGGATCACTCCTGGTAGGGAGTCACACTGACCCAGCAGAAACTCCGGTGAGTTCCAGCTGTGATGAGCAGAGGTCACGGACAAAGAAGGGGATAAGTGAACAACATTGCAGAACCTTGTGGGCCTTTATAATTTGTCTGCAATTCAGAATTAGCTTTCATTGAGCACTTAataagtgccaggcactttaGCAAATCAATTGCTGAGTCCACACTAAATTCTGTTACTCCATTTTCTGCAGGTGATGGTATTGAAGCTTTGAGAAGTCAGTTAAGTTGTACAAGGGAACCCAATTCCAGATCCAGAGGCCACATGTAGTTTCCCCAAGAGGGCAGAGGTTGGGCCTTCCCCTCCTCTTCATCCTCCCTCAGTGCCTGCCTGGCACAGACACTCCATCCATGCCATGTACTGACATTGATGGGCCAACACACTGAACCATTGATTGACTACAGCTTGTGTCTCAGCCAGGATAGTGGTTATTTGCAAGGCTGCTTTATGTAGCATGGTTCAGGCCATTTGAGCCCCCAGCTCAGAAATGAGCACCTGTTGGTGAGCAGGCCAAGCGCCCAGGGAAAGGCAGTTACCTGATGCAGTGGGCAGCCGTCAGGACCCAGCTGTTGGCTATCAGGGACCCTCCGCAGGTGTGGTACCACTTGCCATTGGAGCTGTACTGCAGGGAGACCTGGGGAGAAGCAAAGGAGCTCTGTGGCTGGGTTTGAAAGAGCAGGGCCTCCCTGCACTCCAGTTTCCCAAGAACGGGGCTGGGACAAGGGTAAGGGGGAGTGAGGCAGTCGCCTCATGTGCACAACTTAAGGGAGCACCCAAAACCTCAGCCATCAAGATAAAAAACGTGTTAATGCAATCTGCATTAAAAacaatcaggccaggcatggtggctcatgcttgtaatcccaacactttgggaggccaaggaaggaggatcacttgagcccaggagtttgagaccagcctgggcaacatggtgaaaccccatctgataaggtttggctgtgtccccacccaaatctcatcttgaattatagttctcataatccccatgtgtcctgcgagggacctggtgggaggtaattgaatcatgagggtggtcacctccatgctgttttcatgatagtgagtaagttctcacaagatctgatggttttataaggggcttttcaccacttttgctcggcacttctcccTGCTACGGCTGCGCGAACAAGGATGTgtttcctttcccttctgccatgattgtaagtttcctgaggcctccccagccatgctgagctatgagtcagttaaacctctttcctttataaattacctagtctcagatatgtctttattagcagtgtgaggcAGGACTAATACattgtctctacaacaaaaataGCCCAAAATGAGCCGCTGGGTGCggcggtgcatgcctatagtcccggttactcagaaggctgaggtgggagtattgcttgaacccaggagtttgtgaACCAgtctgggcaccatagtgagaacTTGACcctaccaaaaaaattttaaaataaaataaaattaacagaatgagaccaggtctttaaaaaaaaaaaaaaaaagaactttaaggTGGTGACATTTGACACTGTTTTAGTCTCTAATGAAGCTGTTCCATGCCCTTCCTGTTCCTTCATTCCTCCTCCCCTGTCTTTCAATTCCCTGCCACAGCCAagcagaggggagggaggtgagAGTAGGGCATGGACTGCTCTGATCGGGCTTCCTATAACTGTGGGGAACGATGACCTGTTTGTTGGCAGATGCCTGCTTTTCTCTGAACgttcttgtttttaattagccATTCGGCATTTCTCGTTTGTGTGACATTAAGAGGTCttaaaaaagatgtttaaaattagaaaaagtgaaaaaagatacTTAAAAGGGTGTACCCccccaatttaaaaatgtgctGAAACCATCGTACAGATGTGAAATTTTGTCCACATAATACGTGTTATGTGTGGCCAGCAAAGTGTAGCTAAAGAGGTAGCACTGAACCAGATTTGAATCCTCATTCCCCCCCCGGGCTAACCCAGTGCCTTTAGGGAATTCTGTAACCTTTCCAAGTCCCAGTTGCCTTCTCTGGAAATGGGGAACATAAGCCACTGTGCAGGGCTCTCAGGGTGATTCATACTGTAattaagcctgggtgacagaatgagactctgtctcctggagaagaaacaaaattgcattaaaatatcaTTCATTTTCGTtagtgaggttttttgtttgtttgtttgtttgtttgtttttgagatggctatctatgttgcccatgctggtctcaaactcttgggctcaagcaatcctcctgcctcagcctcttgaatatctgggattaaaggtgtgtgccactgtgcctggctggttgCTGAGTTTTGTGCTACCCTCTTACATTTTGCCTCCAGAGTGAATGTCTTACTTGCCTCATCTGAGTCCCCACCCAGCTAGATCTGCCTATTATCTCAGTAGAAACATTTCCGCAGGGAAACAGAAGCACAAAGCGTAGGGACTCTTCATAGATTAACATTCACTGGTTCTCAAGGCAAGAATACTTTTGTGCAAGAGGGTGAGGAAGTATTTTTGTAGGCAGCAATGATTAGTTCTCAGCACAAATGCGCCCGGTGTTATGGGGCCCTGTAGCAGAGGGACTGTGGCCCTTCTTCCAAATTCTCAGGGAAAAAATACTGTGGGAGTgtgagaaaagcaaaagaactgGCAAAAGCACACAAAGCCAAGTATATAAATTGTGAGGCTGGGTtgagaggctcacgcctgtaatcccagcactttgggaggccgacgcaggaggatcacttgagcccagaagttcaagaccagcctgggcaacatagtgagacccatctctaaaaaaaaaaaaaagaaaattaaccgggtgtgggggcatgcacctgtggtctcagctggtagggagggtgaggtgggaggatcgcttgagcctaggagttcgaggccgcTGTGAGCCATGTTTCaccagccactgtactccagcctgggtgacagaatgtgacactgtcttaaaaaaaaaaaaattactatgggTGAgcacagtggtgggtgcctgtaatcccagcactttgggaggctgaggcaggtagatggctagagcccaggagttggaggctgcagtgagctatgattgtaccactgcactccagcctgggtgacagagcaagactctgtctcaaaaaaagaaaaaaatgtgaaatatctgCCATCATTCTATCgttgacagtcttttttttttttttttttttttttttatggatctcactctgtcacccaggctggagtgcagaggtgtgatcttggctcaccgcaacctgcgcctcccaggttcaagcgattcttgtgcctcagcctcccaagtagctgggactacaggtgctcgccaccatgcctggctaatttttgtatttttagtagaggcagagtttcactatgttggccaggctggtctcgaactcctgacctcaggtgatccacctgccttggcctgccaaagtgctgggattacaggcatgagcaatccACGCCTGGCCTATCATTGACAGTCTCTTAATCAAGGAGCAGATGAATGAACGCTGGCCTCTCTAAACACAGTGACTGCTGCATGGGTCACTCTGAATGCTCAAGGCTAGTGGGCTGCTAGTTGCTCCTCCTACTTAAGGTAGAAACTCATCCTGATTCAGCTGGGTTTGCTCCCAAAGCAGTTTATATCAATTATGCTTGCAATAATGAAATTTGATTAAACATGTAACCAATGAAATATGAGTTCAGAAAGAGAGTCGTTATTTATATGGAAACAAAGTTAAATGCTTGGAAGAGACTGGATCACCATTACTCTTAAAAAATTGCTCTTGAAGTAGTGTCtgtgagaaaatggaaagattGGATGGGCTCATAACTCAGATTGCTTTGTGAACGTCTCAAACTTACTGCTCTGCTTTAAAGAAACGGGTTTGTAGATGAGATATGGGGCATGGCTTTTATGAAAAAGACAGTTAAGAACTCAAAAAATTGTTTACATAGTCTAAGATAAAATCTttaccatatatatgtatgatttaAGATAATTTCTTTATAACCAACTTTTCAATTACTCGGTCCCAACATCAGATAAATGAGATTTTACTATATTTGTTTATGTCAATGTAAACTTTACACATTTCTCTTAAAATCCCCACCATTAACACGTCTGAGTAATTTGCACCTGTGCCCCACTCGGCAGTTTAGTCTTGATACCACTATGATTATATCaacttaagaaaacatttttttcattggtAACATTGATTTGCCTGTGGTTAAAGATTAATCTGCACAAATAGCACTGATTGGTTCCTTAAAGCAAGGAATGTTTGCATAGGTAGTCTTGAATGGTTCCTAGATTAATGGTACATTTGTAAACAAGCCTCTGATTGGTTAATAGAGTAATACTATATTTGCTGCCTATGGGCAGTGGGGAGGTGACAGCTCCTTACTGCAGCTGGAGGAggcacctctccctccactcccAAGGTTGGCCAAGgccacagaaatgtattttttttttttttttttttgagacagagtcttgctttgttgcccaggctggagtacagtggtgcaatttccgctcactgcaacctctgcctcctgggttcaagcgatcctcctgcctcagcctcctgagttgctgggattacaggcgtgtgccaccacacctggctacttgtgtattattagtagaggcgggtttcaccatgttggccaggctggtctcaaactcctgacttcaggtgatctgcccaccatggcctcccacagtgctgggataacaggcatgagccactgcgcccagccggaaaTATATCTTATTGGTGAAGTTGCCTGTGCTGCTCTCTGAGTCCCATCAATACTCACTTTGCCAGCACAATAGACtccatggtggaagggcaaagggGGGATGTAAAGGGAGTGGGGCAGGGACGGGGAGAAGTACAGTGTGGTCAACTCACCTGCCAGGGCCAGCTGTTGGGCCTCGCTTCTTCACCGCCAACCACCCTAGTCACATAAGGTGGGTAAGTGGGGTCCCCACAACTGAGGGCTGTGAAAAGAGAAAGGGTCTTGAGTCAGGAAGCAGCAACCCATACAATGTAAACTACACTTGCTGCATTCTGACCCCCCAAATAGAAAACCCTTGTTCTAGAAGGACCCCAAGAGGTCATAGaatcctgctctttgctccaatTCTTTGAAACTCCATTCCAGTGTTCTTATGATTATAGGTCTGAATGCAGTAGGGGTTGGGTGGGTTCAAGAGGGGAGGACAGGAAGATCCCATTTCCAGCCCCACCAGGGCATGGGAAACTAGTGCCTCTGGGTGACAGGACTTACCTCCAGCCACCAAAGTGGACAACAGCAGCGTCCTTATCATGGTGTGTCCGTGGGAGTTCTGTAAGCGTGGCCCTGGATAAGGCCCTGGTTTTATGAGCGGACTTATCAGTGAGAGATACACTAGGAGCACGCAAGATGGGGTTTTCTCAAAGCCCAGTGGAAAAAAGAGCTTGtgtccaaatatttttttttcccatttcctccCAAATGTCACCCTAGAAATACTTCGAAAAAGATGCCAAAGGTAGATATTGGAATATGGGTTCCATCTGTTTTGAAGAGATTATGTTGTGTgttagagaaggaagaaaaatactaATTGTTGGTCCTTGgagttgtttctttttgttgttgttgttcccctccctgggtaAGACTGAGGAGAGgagttgtgttttctttctttctttttttttttttttttctttctgagatggagtcttgctctgtcacccaggctggaatgaagtggcgtgatctcagctcactgcaacctctgcctcctgggttcaagcaattcccctgcctcagcctccctagtagttgggattacaggtgtgtgccaccattgctggctaatttttgtatttttagtagagatgggggtgggggggggtctcatcatgttggccaggctggtctcgaactcctggcctcaagtgatctgctcgcctcggcctcccaaagtgctaggattacaggctgagccaccatgcccggccaggagtTGTGTTTTCAATGAAAAGATTAAGGTGGCATGCTGATCCCACAGCATTCTAAGGCAGTATTTCTCAATGGGGCTGGTTCAGCCCACCAGGAGACGTTTGAcaacatctggagacatttttggttgtcatggcTGGGGCTGATGTATATTGGCATCCAGTGGGCAGGGAGCAGAGATGCTGCTATACATCCGACAATGCACTGGGCAATAGGACTTGCCCTGCCCCAAATGTCAatggtgctgaggctgagaagccTGTTCTAGGCCATACCAGGGGTTGCAGTGTGACCTTGGCTGAATCCTGTAAGTCTCTAGACCCATCTGTGAAACAGGGAGAGAAACCTGTGCCCAGCATTGTTTCACAACATTGTGGTAAGGATTTGTATAATGCGGGGAAGGTGCACATGTACCAGAAGACATGCACAATTAGGACCTGGCCACTCTAATGATGGGGGGAAGCAGAACGCTGGCAGAGGAGGGCTTCATCTGGTGGATGAAAATGCACTTTacggccgagcacggtggctcactcctataatcccagaactttgggaggctgatgcgggcggaccacctgaggccaggagttcaagaccagcctggccaacatggtgaaaccccttctctactaaaaatacaaaaattagtagggtgtggtgctgcatgcctgtagtcccagctactcaggaggctgaggcaggataacctcttgaaccttggaggtggaggttgcagtgagctgagatcgcaccactgcactctagtttgggcaacagagcaagactccgtctcaaaaaaaaaaaaaaaaaaaagaccagctcAACACTCTTAAGACTTGat
This genomic window contains:
- the CELA2A gene encoding chymotrypsin-like elastase family member 2A, with protein sequence MKPEGMGVKDASDTFPAPSHKLRTGPYPGPRLQNSHGHTMIRTLLLSTLVAGALSCGDPTYPPYVTRVVGGEEARPNSWPWQVSLQYSSNGKWYHTCGGSLIANSWVLTAAHCISSSRTYRVGLGRHNLYVAESGSLAVSVSKTVVHKDWNSNQISKGNDIALLKLANPVSLTDKIQLACLPPAGTILPNNYPCYVTGWGRLQTNGAVPDVLQQGRLLVVDYATCSSSAWWGSSVKTSMICAGGDGVISSCNGDSGGPLNCQASDGQWQVHGIVSFGSRLGCNYYHKPSVFTRVSNYIDWINSVIANN